The nucleotide sequence CAGGATCGTGGTCGGGTTGATGATCAGCGGCAACGAACTGATGCGGGTCCGGGAGGAACGGGCGGAGCTGTTGATGGGGGACGACTCGAAGAAGGAGCAGATCCTGCCCTACCACGACATCAACCAGATCCGCAGCGAGCTGCGCTTTTGCCGGATGATGTACCGCGAGCAAGGCTGGGAGATGGTGGATGTCACACGGCGGGCGATTGAAGAGGTCGCGGTGGAAATCCTGGGCATCCTGAAGATTCGGGTCGAAACTCCGCGCGATTTCGTTTGAACCGGGGCACCTCCCGTCCGACAGTACTCCCGAGCAAGAGTTTAACGTTGTCAAGCGCGGCGGCGATCGCTATTATACCGCCGGGGCTGACGTGGATCAAATTCGTCGCTGATTAGAGATGGAAACCAACTACAATATCGGCACCGACACCGACAACCGGATCACGCTGGATTCGTCGATCATTTTCGCGGTCTGGAAGTCGGGCGTAGCCCCGCTGGGGGGCGAGGCGTTCCTAGAGGTCGGCACCAGTTTTGTCGGCTTCGACGCCCCGATCGAGATTGCGGCCAAGACCAATGCCGGCAAGGCGGTCGGCAGTGTGAGCGACAAGATTCGCAACAACAAGTTCGTCGGCAAGATTGCGATCCCGGACACGCTCAAGGTCGGCGACCTGGTGTATTTCAAGGTCAAACTTCCCCGCCACGGACTGGAGCTGGAATCGAACCGGATCGCGGTGGTGCCGCCGATCATCGTCAGCGACCTGCAATGGAGCGCAACCGAAGCGCGGCGCGGCGATCAATTGACGCTGAAGGCGAAGGTGAAGAATGTGGCCGATAGCATTCCAGCGAAGGTGACGATTTACGAGCACGACCGCGACGGTGCACACGATAAGATTGCCGAAATCCAGACGCAGGTGTTCAACGAGCGGATCGAATTGCAGTGGGAGTATCAGTACTTCGAGGATACGGACGAAATCGCGACCGAAGCGGAACTGGCCGAGTACGGCAACCATTATAATCCGCCGGAGTACTTCTTCACGGTCACGGTGGAGGAGCAGGAGTACGGCCGAAATCAAGAATCGGGGTTGCTGCTTTTCAAGGACTGGATCGAAGTGACGTATCTCGATGACGAGGGCCATCCGGCAGCGGGACAAGAGTACGTAATCGTGCTGGCGGACGGAACGCAGAAGACCGGTTCGCTGGACGAGCAAGGGCATGTTCGAGTCGAGGATGTCCCGCCGGGGCCGTTCAAGTTTTTCTTGAAGGCGGCCAATCAAGGGACGAAGTCGAGCAGTTGTTCAGGATGTCAGAAGGAGCCGCCGGCGCCGGCGGAGGGAACGAATGCCGGCGTATAACGTCTATTTCTTCATCATCAAGAAGCCGATGGTGCCGATGGCGATTGGGGCATCCGGCAGCATCATGCAGTTGACCTCGACGCATCCGAGCGTGGCGGCGGCGCAGGCGACGATTGTTACGCGCTTCAAGGAAGTCCTGAGGCAGTTGATGCAGGACAGCGTGGCGAGTATTCCGCACGAGGGTTCGCGCGATCAGACGGTGGCGGTGATTGAGGTGCCGGCGGATGCCAGCAGTAATCCGAACTGGGCGGGGTTGACGGTCGACATCAAGGAGCCGATCGTCTATCTGACCGGATCACGAGCCCGGCGCGCGCCCTCCGATCCGACCGAGCGGCGCGCCGGAATTATTCTGGCACAGGAGCTGCAGCGGCCGCCGGGATTCCAGAATGTGACGCAGTCCGACATTGATACCTACTTCAATACTGCCGATGCGGATGCGGCGGGCGACAACTCGGGACGCACGGTGATTTTCAGCGACGATTTTCCTCTGGTATCGGAGGTATTCGTCGATCGGATCACGATCGACATGCAGGATGCGCAGTACAACGAGAAGTATGCGCAGATGCTGGCGCGGGCGGCGTGGCACGAAATCTGTCACGGGAAAGCCGAGTGCGAGAACCGGGCGACAAATCCGCGCTGGCAGGCAGCCGTGGCCGATATTCACGCGATATCGGGAGTGGGAATTGCCGCGGCGACGGTTCAGCACAACACGGCGATGACGGCGGCCGACCGCCAGACGATGGGGCGGCATATGCTGTGTCCGGTGGCATTCTATCAGTTAGGTGTACCAGTAGCGGGACAATGTTTCCATCGTGGTACACGTCGGGCGCTGACTCCGAATCCGCCGCCTCCCCCTCCCCCACCGCCAATCGATCTCAATAGCGGCGATCCGTTGTTCCCCTAAGACGCTTACCCGGAGCCTATGAGTGTGCGCGCTCCAGACGGTTGCGCACGGCCTCCCATGATTCCGTAATCAAGAAGCTTTCGGGCATATTCACGGTCATAGTGACGAATTTCGCCCAGGGCACAGCGAAGGTCAACATGGTGGCCGGGAGATGCGGGCGCGCAGAGACATCAAACATCCCGAGGGTCGCGCGTGGGGTGGCGGACTTCCCTTCATGCATCGGATAAAAGATAATTGAAGAGCAGCCGGAACAGAAAGGCGCGATGACGCCGTTCGGATCGGGCGCGCCGAAATTGGCGAGCGTAAAGAGTCCGGCGAGCAGGTCGGGGGTGGCAAAGAAGACGACGGCCAGCGGCTGATCGGAGGCGGCCAACTGGTCGAGACGTTTGAAGACCAGGTATTTCGCGGGCGCGGCAAAGGGTTGTTGCGACTTGAGGTGTTCGCGTACCAGTTCGGGGGATTTCTTGTAGCGTTCGCCTTCGAGTTTGCCGGGGATACCGCAGGAGAGAAAGTACTCGAACTCGTCGCGCAAGTGGGTGGAGAAGCCGGAGTAGGTCTTGCCGCCGCCGCAGTGGATCGAGTCGGCGGAGAAGGCGACA is from Candidatus Zixiibacteriota bacterium and encodes:
- a CDS encoding DUF169 domain-containing protein, which codes for MTTAIVGSFIEQWRRFFATADLPIAFYYSNSADGCAPPTGRAHCMIAELGAVRNGRAVAFSADSIHCGGGKTYSGFSTHLRDEFEYFLSCGIPGKLEGERYKKSPELVREHLKSQQPFAAPAKYLVFKRLDQLAASDQPLAVVFFATPDLLAGLFTLANFGAPDPNGVIAPFCSGCSSIIFYPMHEGKSATPRATLGMFDVSARPHLPATMLTFAVPWAKFVTMTVNMPESFLITESWEAVRNRLERAHS